The Medicago truncatula cultivar Jemalong A17 chromosome 4, MtrunA17r5.0-ANR, whole genome shotgun sequence genome includes a region encoding these proteins:
- the LOC25494166 gene encoding serine/threonine-protein kinase RIPK — MKITWKSIFSSCYQGEGEYTSPKATTKETSTKVVATKTSSFNRISLTDLSFPSATTLSEDLSISLAGSNLYVFTLAELKIITQGFSSSNFLGEGGFGPVHKGFIDDKVRAGLEPQPVAVKLLDLDGTQGHREWLTEVVFLGQLRHQHLVKLIGYCCEEEHRLLVYEYLPRGSLENQLFKRYSTSLPWSTRMKIAVGAAKGLAFLHDAKKPVIYRDFKGSNILLDSDYNAKLSDFGLAKDGPEGDDTHVSTRVMGTQGYAAPEYIMTGHLTAMSDVYSFGVVLLELLTGRRSVDKVRPPREQNLVEWARPVLNDARKLSRIMDPRLEGQYSEMGARKAAALAYQCLSHRPRNRPTMSTVVNTLEPLKDFDDIPIGPFVYTVPTDVSNNEVQKESATIETPKERKRESSSSSTSTHHHHRRNQDVNNSPKPKHLIIDNNNNEVLVHKKDGEEYYDTPKEKKRENGHRHRSHHHHHRHNGHKHPLKSPKTKSSNEGQQSGSHSSPDTSSITSESQGN; from the exons ATGAAAATCACGTGGAAATCAATATTTTCAAGCTGTTATCAGGGTGAAGGTGAGTACACTTCAcctaaagcaacaacaaaagaaacatcaacaaaagtTGTTGCTACAAAGACAAGTTCTTTTAACAGAATATCTCTCACGGATCTGAGTTTTCCAAGTGCCACAACACTTTCAGAAGATCTTTCAATTTCTCTAGCAGGGTCTAATCTCTATGTTTTTACACTAGCTGAGCTCAAGATCATTACTCAGGGTTTCTCTTCTAGTAATTTTCTTGGTGAAGGAGGATTTGGACCTGTTCATAAAGGTTTCATTGATGATAAGGTTAGAGCTGGACTTGAACCTCAACCTGTGGCTGTTAAGCTCTTAGATTTGGATGGTACTCAAGGTCATAGAGAATGGCTG ACTGAGGTTGTGTTTCTTGGTCAACTAAGACATCAACACCTTGTGAAGTTGATTGGATATTGCTGTGAAGAAGAACATAGACTTTTGGTATATGAGTATTTACCAAGAGGAAGCTTAGAGAATCAATTATTTAAAA GATATTCAACATCGTTACCATGGTCAACAAGAATGAAAATTGCTGTTGGAGCTGCAAAAGGTCTAGCTTTTTTACATGATGCAAAGAAACCAGTCATCTACAGAGATTTCAAAGGTTCAAATATCTTATTAGACTCC GACTATAATGCAAAACTCTCTGATTTTGGCTTGGCAAAAGATGGTCCTGAAGGAGATGACACACATGTTTCAACTAGAGTTATGGGCACTCAAGGTTATGCTGCACCTGAATATATCATGACAG GACATTTGACAGCAATGAGTGATGTGTATAGTTTTGGAGTTGTTCTCTTGGAGCTATTAACCGGTAGAAGGTCAGTCGACAAGGTACGTCCACCAAGAGAACAGAATCTAGTGGAATGGGCTAGACCAGTGTTAAACGATGCTCGTAAACTTTCCAGAATAATGGATCCAAGGCTTGAAGGACAGTATTCTGAGATGGGAGCAAGAAAAGCAGCTGCATTGGCTTATCAATGTTTAAGCCATAGACCAAGAAATAGACCTACAATGTCTACGGTGGTTAACACTCTTGAACCTCTCAAGGATTTTGATGACATTCCAATAGGTCCTTTTGTTTACACAGTTCCAACTGATGTTAGTAATAATGAGGTGCAAAAAGAAAGTGCTACTATTGAAACACCAAAGGAGAGAAAAAGGgaaagtagtagtagtagtactagtactcatcatcatcatcgtagAAATCAAGATGTCAATAATAGCCCTAAGCCAAAGCATCTTATTATTGATAATAACAATAATGAAGTACTAGTACATAAAAAAGATGGAGAAGAATATTATGATACACCTAAGgagaagaaaagggaaaatgGTCATCGTCATAGaagtcatcatcatcatcatcgccACAATGGCCATAAACATCCACTtaaatcaccaaaaacaaaatcatcaaatgagGGACAACAAAGTGGGTCACACTCATCACCAGATACCTCCTCTATTACATCAGAAAGCCAAGGAAATTAA